GTGGACCTCCCCTGGTGCATTCCATCAGTCAAAGTAATGTGTATAGGGCTATTCTTTCTGACACTTTCAAATCCACCTTTCATGCAGAATGGCTCCTGGCACCAGCTGTAAGCTGTGTCCTAGTTGTAACACATCAATAGGAGTCGCATCAAAGAAGTGCCTGTTCTGTGGTGCAACAATTAAGCTAAAGGTCAAGTTAGATGCCCCAAAAATGAAGGCGACCGATGAATGGACAAATAAGACAATGAAGACTTGGAAGATATGCAACCTTGGTTAATGCAGCAAACAAGCTGGTAAGCTTTATTATGTTTTCCTCAAAAAAGATTTCTGCATTTCTAGCTTAGGGAAATGATCGGCCCTATGCACTTATTTGTTGTTGTCTCATTGTGTCATttacacatattctaagtcagaaccgtccagagtagtgatgctagtcgggcgggcgggtgcgggcaacgatcggttgaaaagcatgcacttagttttactagcatttaagagcagtttgaggccacagaaggagtgttgtatggcattgaagctcgtttggaggtttgttaacacagtgtccaaagaagcgctagatgtatatagaatggtgtcgtctgtgtagaggtggatcagggaatcacccgcagcaagagcgacatcgttgatatatacagagaaaagagtcagcccgataattgaaccctgtggtacccccatagagactgccagaggtctggataacaggccttccgatttgacacactgaactctatctgagaagtaattggtgaaccaggtgaggcagtcatttgagaaaccaaggctgttgagtctgctgataagaatgcagtgattgacagagtcgaaagccttggccaggtcgatgaagactgctgcgcagtactgtcttttatcgatggcggttacgatatcgtttagtaccttgagcgtggctgaggtgcacctgtgaccagctcggaaaccggattgcacaggggagaaggtacggtgggattcgaaatgatcagtgatctgtttgttaacttggcttttgaagactttggaaaggcagggtaggatggatataggtctataacagtttgggtctagagtgtcagcctctttgaagagggggatgagcgcggcagctttccaatctttggggatctcggacaatacgaaagagaggttgaacagactggtaatatgggttgcaacaatggcggctgATAATTTCAGAAAGAgacggtccagattgtctagcccagctgatttgtacaggtccaggttttgcagctctttcagaacatctgctatctggatttgggtgaagtagaagctggggaggcttgtgcaagtagctgcggggggtgcgaagctgttggccggggttggggtagccagaaagaaagcatggccagcagtagagaaatgcttattgaaattctcgattatcgtggatttatcggtggtgacagtgttttctatcctcagtgcagtgggcagctgggaggaggtgctcttattctccatggactttacagtgtcccagaactttttggagttagatgCAAatggatgcaaatttctgtttgaaaaagctagcctttgctttcctaactgactgcgtgtattggttcctgacttccctgaaaagttgcatatcgcggggactattcgatgctagtgcagtccgccacaggatgtttttgtgctggtcgagggcagtcaggtctggagtgaaccaagggccatatctattcttagttctacattttttgaaaggggcatgcttgtttaagatggtgaggaaattacttttaaagaacgaccaggcatcctctactgacgggatgaggtcaatatgcttccaggatacccgggccaggtcgattagaaaggcctgctagggagcgtttgacagtgatgaggggtggtcgtttgaccgcggacccatagcgggtgcaggcaatgaggcagtgatcgctgagatcctgattgaaaacagcagaggtgtatttggaggttaAGTTGGTCaagataatatctatgagggtgcccattcACATATGGCATCCAGTGCACAGCTGGGAGTTGAGGAAGAGGTTAATTGTtttaattagaagctcgaactgtttgggcatagacctggaaagtatgacagaactctgcaggctatctctgcagtagattgcaactcctccccctttggtagttctatcttgacggaaaatgttgtagttggggatggaaatctcagaatttttggtggccttcttaagccaggattcagaaacagcaaggacatcagggttggcggagtgtgctaaagcagtgagtaaaacacaTTTAGGGagaaggcttctgatgttaacatgcatgaaaccaaggcttttacggttacagaagtcaacaaatgagagcgcctggggacacgcagagggttaacctccacatcacccgaagaacagaggaggagtaggatgagggttcggctaaaggctatcaaaactggtcgtctagtgcgatGGGGACAgataataaaaggagcagatttctgggcatggtaggatagattcagggcacaatgtacagacaggggtatggtagggtgcggctacagtggaggtaaacctaggcattgagtgacgataagagagattgcatctctggacgcactagttatgctgggtgaggtcaccccatgtgtgggaggtgggacaaaagaggtatctgaggcatgttgagtgggactagagGCTCCGCAGGGAACTAAAACAATGAtgacaacagtatacaaggcatattgacattaaagagagacataaagtgaggcataaagcaatcacaggtgttgattgggagagctagataagacaacaacgggtaagacaacaacagctaatcagctaagacaacaacaacaacaggtaaaatggcagtgaatgggcagagagggtcagttaactacacacagggcctgagtctgaggctggggccgacagataaaaaaaataaacaaaatggagtaccgtgattattaaagaacagtccagcaggcatcagctatgtagccaagtgatcatagggtccagtgaacagcaatagatgaaacagggaagccgctaggtagtcgttactatgctagcaagcgggagacatggcgttaaaaaataataatgttagcaggccggggctagtagaagcgtttgctccgacgtccggcaaaggccggttgagggcacaacagatggaattacgtcggcagaccagtcgtgatggaacgGCAAAGgatcgacaaagggtccaggccagttggcaaAAGAGATATTGTATTTGgagtaatttagtttgctagccgggagatgcgcctggctcgcggctaactggtgctagttTCGGGACAAGGGCCTTAGCctctatagccactcggtagtagctagctagcagagacGATCCAGTGCAAAGGTCCAgagtttacggcaggaatccggtggtGTAGTGGATTCTagtcgtgttagtgaagagtccggaaagctagcttcggggctgggccactcggtggcagctagctatcTACAATGAtctggagtaatggtccagggcttaCGGCATGAATCCaatgttgtagtggagaaaaacagtccgatatgcagactggcaggctggcaagtattatccaggctaaaagcggctggtgtctgtgctaaaTGTAAAGgcagctagcagtggctaacaatgactaaatagctagtagctaattagctggttagcttctgatggctagcttctgatggaggttctggctggctataaggtctaaaaatagaAGATCTGTATCACATTGGGAgaggcgggttgccggaaggtatattaaattgaaaaaatggaaaaagagattgaaaatatatttaaatatatacaaaaaatacaaaaatacaaaatttaCAGGGAGAACgacaaaccacgtctgcactgctacgcacTGCACTGCTTCCAATAACTGGTttaacagctgtctcttatacacatctagatgtgtataagagacagggtcacATTTGATGCTGAGAGTCTATATACCAGCATTcccgggtgggggggggggggggggtcagctcTAGCTCACTatttgagagacagagatactaacGAATACCCACCAACAAACGTTATTCTAGAGCTAGCTGAATATGTTTTGTATaactatttcaggtttgatgatgaatactatctccaaacgaatggaacatcgatgggctcCACATTCGCTCCGAGCAATGCTAACCTTTATGTGGGTATTTTTGACGACcgttttgttaataatgaaaacaaaaatcaaTTTTCGAATAAAGTCTTGAAGTGGTATCGACAATTTTTTGCATATGGGGAGGAACGGGAAAAGAGCTGTCAGACTTTATGTCATCACTCAATGACATTGAacccaatctcaaattcactattgaatgTGACACTAAACGTGTTAATTTCCTCGATATatggattgagaaatcaaatggaaccatgtttacaacactgtatagaaaagaaacggacagaaataTTATATTACAGGAGGACAGTTTccaccctgagccattaaaaagaggacttccaagaagccagtTTTTCCAGACTGCGCTGTATATGCCACTTCACAGAGgactatctagaaaaagcagcggagatgcgcaaTAGGTTATATAGACTCTAAGAAGAGTTTATtctccacaatgtgtggatgaagctcttcATTTGGCATTGgggaaaacacgagatgaactgctacacaaaaaaaacactagaGCTAAAGAACACTCTGTAATGTTCACAACCACATATACTTTGAACTCACGAAAAGTGGGAGATGcagtcaagaaacactggcatgttaAATCCACGGACCCAAGTTTGCCTGCTGAATTTAAGAATCCACCACTTATTGTGTATAAGAGAGGTCGTAATCTACGCGATGAATTGGTCCATGCCAACTGCAAGCCACAAGAAAATCAGGcaggctcttttacgccctcttccaaatggtagctataaatgcagaggttgcgcacagtgcaacaatatgatgaagtgtgaatatttctgccacccacatacaggaaaacggttccaaataaatgacattattacgtgctccaccacccatgttatctacattattaaatgtccatgtgggctgtgctATGTAGGTAAAACCCTATCGTTCTCTCAAATAGAGAatcagtgaacataaaagttcaattaggagaaacgacagggattatacagtcgcagtacattttaatgacctaaaacatgacatttctacctttagattttgtggcatagagaaagttaagatatcaggtGATATAACTAATACTCTgagcaaaagagaatgttttgggattttcaccctccagacattatttcctgacggtcttaatgatgaaatgcctatgtatttTATGTTGTAAATTTGAAAATGAATTATGCCCCTATTTCAGATTACTCTGACGTTTTTCttacccaatgatttatgaaaacttgcttggtaggttgatgtcctcattgtggttttacagacgtgtttaatatgttttatgtacacactttattcaaatatttatgaaatgcatattgttatatttggtagcactgatTTGTTTTTCACCTAGCCTCCAACCCCAttcgatgcgtggaacggatgtgggtggggctaggtctacataagggtgctaatttaaaaaactcacaaaagcttattaaagatcagtggtactatcaagagcagtgtgcgggttcctTCTTGTTTCTCATCTTATRcaactgttaccatgcacctgcaaaaaaagaTTGCTCCGATGTGTCAGTGCCTTATAAATGACTTTAGAAATgtgtaaattgtttgttttttaaaaatatgttttaactcTCATGTAGCATGATGTAGATTTACTACAGAAACCATAATGCTCTGTGTCAATATACGGTCTTATCTTGGTAAAGACAATCCTTAAACTAACACTATGGTGTCCCGTTTACATATGAAttcatcagaggaggctggtgggaggagctacaggTGGACAgtctcattgtaatgactggaaaaGAAGggatggaacggtatcaaacacatggaaaccatatgtatGATTCTGTTCCATtaatttcattccagccattacaatgatcaTGTCCTCCTGcagttcctcccaccagcctcctctgtaatACATGGCGTCAGAAGTTGGATGTCTATTTTTTATCTCCACAAATTGTATTCGACAGTGATTATACAGATGGTATGACTGTAGACAACAGTAGAGGTTTTCTATAGAACTAATCCAGTTCATTCAACATGATGTATCTGTTCAAGATCATATCCTTTAAACAACCACTAGATGGAGACATTCCATTTGAGATGATAACTGCAAAGCTACATGCAAAGCTACATTACCTACTTCGAAACCCATTCTCAGTTCAAGCTTTTATCATAATATTCATTTATCAGAAAAGGAAACTGATTTAAGGTGATCTCAACCATCTGCTGGTGTAAGTGAAGACAGAACAACAGGCTCTGATTGGAAGGCAGATGTTTCAAATTAACCCTGAAATCCTCAGATTTTGGCAGAGGTTTCTTACTTTCATGGATATCTGGATATCCAGGCATGAGGCCCTGGTTGGAAACTCACCTCTGACTAAGTATCGATAGAGTAAATGAGAGCATTATCTTGAAagtgaaacatatttttttttactgagttacacccTACTTCTTCGTTTTAATACCAAACTGTGAAACGTGTTGAAGAGGAGAAACTAACCTGTTACAATCAAGGAATTCTTAAAGAGCTACCGAACAAACCCACATACAAACACCTGTGTTATTCCTGAAGTTTGGATGAAAAGAAAATGAAGATAAGAAACATGTCCCTTTGCTGTTAACTGTTCATTTACAGATGACATCACCTGGACTCTGTCATGTGTGTTGCGTGTACAGTATGTGCTCACACCCATACTAGATTAAGGGTGGGATTACAGGATTAGAATCTTCCACTCACAGTACAGGGCCTGTAAATAGATCTAGCAGACACAGTCAGCACACTTCACTTGTATTGAGGATATATCTGCTATTGATCATTAGATAAGGATGTATTTCCCTTTCAAGGTCTGCCCTTAGATTTTTTCATCCaggtcaaaggtaaggcataggCAGTAGCATACATTAGTACTGTAAACCAGACAGTTAGTTGGAGCTaagattgtgtgtttgtttacacaACACTTACCACTTATTCAATACTGTAATTTGACCAATTCGTTACATTTTTATTCTAATCATTTAATCTGAGGAAATGTGTTAAaatactgtgttgttgtgttcccacttaaccccaattgaTTAAGCAGTAAAGGATTGTGTTTCCAGGTCCTCGAGGACTGCGCTGTATGTTAGCGTTTGTTCTTGCCTTCTCTTCAGAGACTAATAAATACCTCAGTATTAAACTGTGTAGACATAACAATTGATCCATTACGTGCCCAAGAAATATAATCCTCCACTATTAAGATGTGTGTTCCTATGTGTTGGTCTATGCTAATGACCATCCTCTCTCACAGccatggaggtggatgttgtaTCTCACAGCCTAAACCTCCTGGAGACTCTCAAAGAGTCCAACGAGAACAACAAGCTGTCAGATGTCAAGGATGCTGTGGAGGACTGGCCGTGGCAGGAGAGCGGGGGCCCGAAAAAGTCTGCATTCATCAACGCCCTCCGCGGCCTGGGGCCTGAGGATGATGGAGCCGCCCTGTCCCCCTGCCCCACTCCTCCAGGGGAGATGGCCATCTATCCCAACCCCAAGCACCCTGACTTCAGGCTCTGGGACTTGCCGCCCACCCCCGCAGCCTCGCCCTTTGAACCAGAAGGGTACATGGAGCGGGTGAAGTTCCTGCGGTACAATGTGGTGGTCATGGCATTCACACAGAGTCTCCAGGCCAACAGCGTGGCAGTGTTCCTGGAAGCCCGCTCTATGCAGAGGGACACTGTGTACTTTTCCCTGCTGGCCTCAGAGAAGGACACAGAAAAGGGTCTGGAGGAGAGGCGGAATGCCAGCCTGGAGTTGATGAAGGCCCAGGGGGTGGCCCTGCCTAAGGTGTTCCTAGTGAGGCCCTCCTGTCTGGAGAAACTTGACTTCCCAGGACTcctggaggagatggagagggacctCCCAGAGATCCGGGCTCACGCCCTCCTCCTGGCCCTGCCCACTCTCTCCCCAGTCCTGGTCACCCAGAAGAGGGACGCATTCAAGGCCCTGGTCTGGGCGGCCGCGTCACTATCTGGAGGGGTGTCGGCCATCCCCGTGCCCCTGGTGGCCTCCATGGTGGACGCCAGAGTGGGTGTGAGGATCCTCACCAAGGCCAGGGCCTCGCTCTGTCTGGACGACGAGTCTGTGGAGCGGTTGGCATGGCAACGCCGTGTGGATCCGGCACGGCTCAAAGCCCTGCGGACGTGTAACTTGTCGGTTGAAGTCACTAAGGGTGAGGTAAATCTTCGGCTGGCAGCGGCAGAGAAGGAGTTGACCACAAACACGACCCGGCTGGTGGAGATGGCCATGCCCAGGCACGCCCGCTCAGCCGGTCGTTCCTTCACTACCATGCTGCAGGCTCTCAATGGGGCCATCGATGAGATGGGGGTTGACGAAGAGAAGATACTGGCTGCTGCTGGTATAGGAGAGGGGAAATGAAGGAGGTAAAGAGGAGGGCTAAAAatacctgggtcatattcattaggtagtgcAACAAGTCGAGCTAAactacttttatgctcgcttcgaggcaaataacactgaaacatgaatgagagcaccagctgttccggacgactgtgtgatcacgctctccgcagccgatgtgagtaaaacctttaaacaggtcaacattcacaaggccgcagggccagatggattaccaggacatgtactgcgagaatgcgctgaccaactggcaagtgtcttcactgacattttcaacctctccctgtccgagtctgtaataccaacatgttttaagcagaccaccatagtccctgtgcccaagaacactaaggtaacctccctaaatgactaccgacctttagcactcacgtctgtagccatgaagtgctttgaaaggctggtcatggttcacatcaacaccattatcccagaaaccctagacccactccaatttgcacaacagatccacagatgatgcaatctctattgcactccacactgccctttcccacctggacaaaaggaacacccatgtgaaaatgctattcattgactacagctcagaattcaacacGATAGTGCccgcaaagctcatcaataagttaagaaccctgggactaaacacctccctctgcaactggatcctgaacttcttgacgggccgcccccgagtggtaagagtaggtaacaacacatccgccacgttgatcctcaacaaaggggcccctcaggggtgacacaacagtggtccgagcacggccccattctcatcgacggggctgtagtggagcaggttgagagcttcaagttccttggtgtccacatcacaaacaaactaacatggtccaagtacaccaagacagtcaggaagaggGTACCACAAAACatactccccctcaggagattgaaaatatttggcatgggtcctcagatcctaaaaatgttctacagctgcaccatcgagagcatcctgactggttgcatcactgcctggtatggtaaatgctcggcctccaactgcaaggcactaccgagggtagtgtgtacggcgccaagcttcctgccatccaggacctctataccaggcggtgtcagaggaaggccctaaaaattgtcaaagactccagccaccctagtcatagactgttctctttgctaccgcaagTGATACCGGagcacaaagtctaggtccaagaggcttctaaacagcttctacccccaatccataatactcctgaaaatctaatcaaatggctacccagactatttgcattgcccccccacccccacccaccccccacgctgctgctactctctgttattatctatgcatagtcactttaaaaactctacctacatgtacatataacctcaattacctcaatatttactaaccttcatgtcttgaagtaatgatggacagtcatTTCTCTTCACTTATTttagttgttcttgccataatatggacttggtcttttacctaatagggctatcttctgtataccacccctaccttgtcacaacacaactgattggctcaaacgcattaagaaggaaagaatttccacatATTAACTTTTGACACGGCACAcctgttgattgaaatgcattccagttgactacatcatgaagctggttgagagaatgctaagtgtTGAAAGCTGTCATCATATAGCTgacaggtgtcttatttttttaagcCCTTAACCACGtgtgtgtaacggctttcgtcggtggaagaaggagaggaccaaagcgcagctcaggcggcgctggacagatgggcagctcaggcggcactggacagacgggcagctcaggcggcgctggacagacggtcAGCTCAGgcctgccgaggcgcactgtaggcctagtgcgtggtgccggaacaggTGGTACCGGGCAGgtaacacgcacctcagggcgagtgcggggagcaggaacagggcatactggactctggaggcgcacagtaggcctggtgcgtggtgccggaactggtggtaccggactgggaacacgcacctctgggcgagtgcggggagcaggaacagaacACCCTGGGTTGTGAAGGTACtctggagacctggtgtgtatagccggcatcCATTGTGCCGGAACTTTAACACATGTTTCAGGATGAGTACTAGGAACTGACACCGGTGGCATCAGacagctaacacgctcctcagggcgaatgccgtgcatactacgccaaaccaacagctctctctcttcactctcctccaatttcatcaacaactcctcgaatgtctcataatctcccctCCATTTactctcctccaatctgtccaataactcctcaaCATTCTCAGACTCACACCTCAATTTCGCCGACTgctctggttccatcctcggctccttacggtaagcacgggaagttggctcaagtccaatacatttttggggctgcctctcgggcttccagccgcgctgccgagctagctcctcataatgccgcctctcggctttcgctgcctccagctctgctttggggcggcgatattcacccggctgtgcccatggtctcttgccgtctaatatttcctcccatgtccaggagtcctgagatttaggtcgctgctgctgctgctgctgctgctgctgcctgttaccacgctgcttggtccttttttggtgggtggttctgtaacggctttcgtcggtggaagaaggagaggaccaaagcgcagcgttgttagtgttcatcttaatttaataataatcaaaaaactgaacactacaaattacaaaacaacaaaagtgaaaaccgaaacagttatatctggtgcagacacacaaagactgagaACAACCAcctacaaaacacaatagaacacaggctacctaaatatggttcccaatcagagacaatgactaacacctgcctctgattgagaaccatatcaggccaaacaagaaaccccacatagaaacagaaaacatagataatacccacccaactcacgccctgaccacact
This region of Salvelinus sp. IW2-2015 linkage group LG6.1, ASM291031v2, whole genome shotgun sequence genomic DNA includes:
- the LOC111964673 gene encoding interferon-inducible GTPase 5-like, producing the protein MEVDVVSHSLNLLETLKESNENNKLSDVKDAVEDWPWQESGGPKKSAFINALRGLGPEDDGAALSPCPTPPGEMAIYPNPKHPDFRLWDLPPTPAASPFEPEGYMERVKFLRYNVVVMAFTQSLQANSVAVFLEARSMQRDTVYFSLLASEKDTEKGLEERRNASLELMKAQGVALPKVFLVRPSCLEKLDFPGLLEEMERDLPEIRAHALLLALPTLSPVLVTQKRDAFKALVWAAASLSGGVSAIPVPLVASMVDARVGVRILTKARASLCLDDESVERLAWQRRVDPARLKALRTCNLSVEVTKGEVNLRLAAAEKELTTNTTRLVEMAMPRHARSAGRSFTTMLQALNGAIDEMGVDEEKILAAAGIGEGK